In a single window of the Pseudogemmatithrix spongiicola genome:
- a CDS encoding M14 family zinc carboxypeptidase — protein sequence MPLIRSLGAATLLAVLALPSGAQGRPTDGYHTNARLTAVLDSIARSKPALVNVSVLATSPGRRPVHVVRLGADDKPAVLILAGAYGPQVSSSEVALRLVRDLARDAATAQLLAQRTVYVVPRLNPDATEAYFGALRWERKGNDTKFDDDRDMADDEDGPDDLNGDGIITMMRVKATDGEWIADATDPALMRRADASKGERGMYRLLVEGRDNDADGEYNEDAVGGTDISRNFANNFRFFSDNSGLHPFSAEEARGVAEFVSTHDNIAAVYVLGMQDNLIKAWEGRTVPGIGGNPQGTSAGGPLTASLPADNTWFNAMSADFKRITRWSEGPASAAEVGDPLSWSYFHMGRFAFGSRVWWPGKAAADSTRRAPTPDPLAAERNDYRWLKANNPSAFVEWQAVQGFTIDGQPVEVGGFAPGATLNPPGSELDSLAARHGGFVRKLVESLPNVSVKDISVTEVGPRVYRIRATVVNDGFLPSNSALGVRSRLPQRVRVEMALGRDQQLSGGRRMQYVNALRGSGGNESFEWLVVGAPNSTVTLNVGSPHAGLSTQTITLRAR from the coding sequence ATGCCTCTCATCCGCTCGCTCGGCGCGGCCACGCTGCTCGCGGTCCTCGCCCTCCCGTCCGGCGCCCAAGGGCGCCCCACCGACGGGTACCACACCAACGCTCGCCTCACGGCGGTGCTCGACTCCATCGCCCGCAGCAAGCCGGCGCTGGTGAACGTATCGGTGCTCGCCACCTCGCCGGGACGCCGTCCCGTGCACGTGGTGCGACTCGGCGCCGACGATAAGCCCGCGGTCCTCATCCTCGCCGGCGCCTACGGGCCGCAGGTGAGCAGCTCGGAGGTGGCGCTGCGCCTCGTGCGCGACCTCGCGCGGGATGCGGCGACCGCTCAGCTGCTGGCCCAGCGCACGGTGTACGTGGTGCCGCGGCTCAATCCGGATGCGACCGAAGCGTACTTCGGGGCACTCCGCTGGGAGCGCAAGGGCAACGACACCAAGTTCGACGATGACCGCGACATGGCGGACGATGAGGACGGGCCAGATGACCTCAACGGCGACGGCATCATCACGATGATGCGCGTGAAGGCCACGGACGGTGAGTGGATCGCCGACGCGACGGATCCGGCACTGATGCGCCGCGCCGACGCGTCGAAGGGCGAACGCGGCATGTATCGCCTGCTGGTCGAAGGGCGCGACAACGACGCGGACGGCGAGTACAACGAAGACGCCGTCGGCGGCACGGACATCTCGAGGAACTTCGCGAACAACTTCCGCTTCTTCTCCGACAACTCCGGCCTGCATCCGTTCTCGGCCGAGGAGGCGCGAGGCGTGGCCGAGTTCGTGAGCACGCATGACAACATCGCCGCGGTGTATGTCCTCGGTATGCAGGACAACCTGATCAAGGCCTGGGAAGGCCGCACCGTCCCAGGCATCGGCGGGAATCCACAGGGCACCTCGGCTGGCGGACCGCTCACCGCATCGCTGCCGGCCGACAACACGTGGTTCAACGCCATGTCGGCGGACTTCAAGCGCATCACGCGCTGGAGCGAGGGGCCGGCGTCGGCCGCTGAAGTCGGTGATCCGCTCTCGTGGTCGTACTTCCACATGGGGCGCTTCGCCTTCGGCTCGCGCGTCTGGTGGCCGGGCAAGGCTGCCGCGGACAGCACCCGTCGCGCACCGACGCCCGACCCACTCGCCGCGGAGCGCAACGACTACCGCTGGCTCAAGGCCAACAACCCGAGCGCGTTCGTCGAGTGGCAGGCCGTACAGGGCTTCACCATCGACGGCCAGCCGGTGGAAGTCGGAGGTTTCGCCCCCGGCGCAACGCTGAACCCGCCGGGCAGCGAACTCGACTCACTCGCCGCGCGGCATGGCGGCTTCGTCCGCAAGCTCGTCGAGAGCCTGCCGAACGTGAGCGTGAAGGACATCAGCGTCACCGAAGTCGGCCCGCGCGTGTATCGCATCCGCGCGACCGTGGTGAATGATGGCTTCCTGCCCAGCAACTCGGCCCTCGGTGTCCGCTCGCGGCTGCCGCAGCGCGTGCGCGTCGAGATGGCGCTTGGGCGCGACCAACAGCTGAGCGGCGGCCGCCGCATGCAGTACGTGAATGCGCTGCGTGGCAGCGGCGGCAACGAGAGCTTCGAGTGGTTGGTCGTCGGCGCGCCGAACTCGACCGTCACGTTGAACGTGGGCTCGCCGCACGCGGGGCTCAGCACCCAGACCATCACCCTCCGCGCCCGGTAA
- a CDS encoding M14 family metallopeptidase produces MTIIRTTSIAALGTAALLAASALHTLDAQQIRTAPPPTRATQAPVAGALAALGSPPNPKVAVSWDRFYDHAGLLEIGRRLAAAHPGFVKLGSIGKSTEGRDMFLLTVTNHAVGDADKKPAMWIDGNIHANEIQGAEFSLYTAWYLAEMADRVPAVDSLLRNYTLYIVPSINPDGRDHYIHQPNNASSPRTGLAPRDTDGDGRMDEDGLDDLNGDGHITQMRRRNPNGRFRVSPEDPRLLVPVLPGEQGEYDLLGAEGFDNDGDGVVNEDGPGVYDPNRNWPWRWAPQYVQGGADRYPGSLIETRNIMDFVIAHPNIAGAQSYHNSGGMLLRGPGVPQDEYRPQDVQVFDVLGRVGEEVLPGYRYMIVWKDLYTVWGGELDWFYGARGILTFSNELWTPFLYFYQQPERGGGGFGGGNPNNRQYQTTESRFNRLLLMGEAMVEWTEVDHPQYGKVEVGGTKKNFGRVEPGFMLQSDGHRNMMFTLYQTSQMPLVEVDSVTTRSLGNGLTEVTAVVVNRRVAPTHTQQDLENRITRPNLVSLTGGRVIAGFTIDNPLSGDATEQKLDPARIRVANIPGQGIVRVKWIVQGTGPFTVTADSQKGGMSTLRSR; encoded by the coding sequence ATGACCATCATTCGCACGACATCGATTGCAGCGCTCGGCACTGCGGCCCTGTTGGCTGCCTCCGCGCTGCACACGCTCGACGCGCAGCAGATCCGCACGGCACCCCCGCCGACGCGCGCCACACAGGCGCCGGTGGCCGGTGCGTTGGCCGCGCTCGGCTCCCCGCCGAACCCGAAGGTCGCGGTGAGCTGGGACCGCTTCTACGACCACGCCGGACTCCTCGAGATCGGCCGCCGCCTCGCCGCGGCGCACCCGGGCTTCGTGAAGCTCGGGAGCATCGGCAAGAGTACCGAAGGCCGGGACATGTTCCTGCTCACGGTGACCAACCACGCCGTCGGCGACGCAGACAAGAAGCCGGCCATGTGGATCGACGGCAACATCCACGCCAACGAGATTCAGGGCGCCGAGTTCTCGCTGTACACGGCCTGGTACCTCGCCGAGATGGCCGACCGCGTGCCGGCCGTGGATTCGCTGCTGCGCAACTACACGCTGTACATCGTGCCGTCCATCAATCCCGACGGCCGCGACCATTACATCCACCAGCCGAACAACGCGAGTTCGCCGCGCACCGGCCTCGCGCCGCGTGACACCGACGGCGACGGCCGCATGGATGAGGACGGGCTCGACGACCTGAACGGCGACGGTCACATCACGCAGATGCGCCGCCGCAACCCGAACGGCCGCTTCCGCGTGTCGCCGGAGGACCCGCGTCTGCTCGTGCCCGTACTCCCCGGCGAGCAGGGCGAGTACGACCTGCTGGGCGCCGAGGGCTTCGACAACGATGGTGACGGCGTCGTGAACGAGGATGGCCCGGGCGTCTATGATCCGAACCGCAACTGGCCGTGGCGCTGGGCGCCGCAGTACGTGCAGGGCGGCGCAGATCGCTATCCGGGTTCGTTGATCGAGACGCGCAACATCATGGACTTCGTAATCGCGCATCCGAACATCGCCGGCGCCCAGAGCTACCACAACTCCGGCGGCATGCTGCTCCGCGGCCCGGGCGTCCCACAGGACGAGTATCGCCCGCAGGACGTGCAGGTTTTCGATGTGCTTGGCCGCGTGGGTGAGGAGGTGCTGCCGGGCTACCGCTACATGATCGTCTGGAAGGACCTCTATACGGTGTGGGGCGGCGAGCTCGATTGGTTCTACGGCGCGCGCGGCATCCTCACGTTCTCGAACGAGCTGTGGACGCCGTTCCTGTACTTCTACCAGCAGCCGGAGCGTGGCGGCGGTGGCTTCGGTGGCGGGAACCCGAACAACCGCCAGTACCAGACGACGGAATCGCGCTTCAACCGCCTGCTGCTCATGGGCGAGGCGATGGTGGAGTGGACGGAGGTCGACCACCCGCAGTACGGCAAGGTCGAGGTCGGCGGCACGAAGAAGAACTTCGGCCGCGTCGAGCCCGGTTTCATGCTGCAGAGTGATGGCCACCGCAACATGATGTTCACGCTGTACCAGACCTCGCAGATGCCGCTGGTCGAAGTGGACAGCGTGACGACGCGGTCGCTGGGCAACGGACTGACCGAGGTGACCGCAGTCGTGGTGAACCGCCGCGTCGCGCCGACGCACACGCAGCAGGACCTCGAGAACCGCATCACGCGGCCGAACCTCGTGTCGCTCACCGGCGGGCGGGTGATTGCCGGCTTCACGATTGACAACCCGCTCAGCGGAGACGCGACGGAGCAGAAGCTCGACCCGGCGCGCATCCGTGTGGCGAACATCCCGGGCCAGGGCATCGTGCGCGTGAAGTGGATCGTGCAGGGCACGGGGCCGTTCACCGTGACGGCCGACTCGCAGAAGGGTGGCATGTCGACGCTGCGGTCGCGTTGA